The following proteins come from a genomic window of Labilithrix sp.:
- a CDS encoding response regulator transcription factor translates to MGGLSFLIVDDDTLVRRALRQMLNRYGACIEAPSRATAERELSKEWDGFLIDVRLGDGSGLDFLANLRGRGIAAPAVVLSGAMDHETVNSAATLDARFVSKPCGSSELAPFVAEAVRRKTHDRAHAICEQARQRWNLSSREVEILELAVRGKTRADYIEETGIAHNTFKTHVRRLLQKTDYTNLSLLAIDLLNQH, encoded by the coding sequence ATGGGGGGACTCTCTTTTCTCATCGTCGACGACGACACGCTCGTGCGCCGTGCGTTGAGGCAGATGCTGAACCGTTACGGCGCGTGCATCGAGGCCCCGTCGCGAGCGACGGCGGAGCGCGAGCTGAGCAAGGAGTGGGACGGCTTCCTCATCGACGTGCGGCTCGGTGACGGCTCCGGCCTCGACTTCCTCGCGAACCTCCGCGGGCGAGGCATCGCCGCGCCGGCGGTCGTCCTCTCCGGCGCGATGGACCACGAGACGGTGAACTCCGCGGCGACGCTCGACGCGCGCTTCGTGAGCAAGCCGTGCGGCTCGAGCGAGCTCGCGCCCTTCGTCGCGGAGGCGGTCCGGCGAAAGACGCACGACCGCGCGCACGCGATCTGCGAGCAGGCGCGCCAGCGCTGGAACCTCTCGAGCCGCGAGGTCGAGATCCTCGAGCTCGCCGTCCGCGGCAAGACGCGTGCAGATTACATCGAAGAGACCGGCATCGCGCACAACACCTTCAAGACGCACGTCCGCCGGCTGCTGCAGAAGACGGACTACACGAACCTCTCGCTCCTCGCGATCGATCTCCTGAACCAACACTGA
- a CDS encoding PHP domain-containing protein, with the protein MSDEGRSSRDIFGVAIVAALIALAVAFGAQRGKRTLAVVTRSGDVTVLTGTFAKFQLFPTQGRIEVSAKDGRSQVEIEMSLVVDGVERPLAMRRGDVHVKDKSTLVGDFPIELGDERATGSLELRMDPASDLVTASLAVAHEAGSSDHTYALRFGLAPEGRSVFVPGNGEIGDTANIQARTVVVDDEVHPFAFLSTQGPLSIVESAPDTDREGARPRLVLSSRTETAMRRATGTAPGKPARLDIGILVGASSQAVWGRLYQLVRVNVAKVTGQVTGSSERAHVIGLDEEGHPLLRTVVDPNGRFSLDAPVTSVQWIAALEAVHTSLPVRYAPGSAWELKLDVSAGGELAVKVFDADTKLPLITRLIVKGIDGTLDPSFGPDYRASGAGPLMDVLEGEVKTPLPSGRYRVSATRGPEWSIDSQVVEIVSGRTKQIELAPRHVVATPGLVGCDLHVHARPSFDSPVTAEDRVLSLVSAGIDFAVPTEHNIIGDYGPYIEMLRVGRQLSSVPGIEVTTYSPRFGHFGVFPYGTNNGVPPFKGTSINAVIAASRRGGGKDVVFQVNHPRLPQNIGYFNIINYDSKTGRGSSNIPQFDTLEVYNGYELHRRELTERVIEDWYSLLNIGRRIPATGSSDSHRIQYQWAGYPRTFAIVDPRAAGDGGGPIDVKEVVAAIKKGRSIVSSGPVVDFELVEGGRSARPGEELPRGGALTARLKVRAAPWLDVTSVEILGGTTPPPPSTHGMNAASTVSLFKAAVQSKPLQLGREEGTLEEAQARTLRFEQEIPISVPEGTHWVIAIARGERPMDDALPFMPIQPLAFTNPVYIAH; encoded by the coding sequence TTGTCCGACGAGGGGAGAAGCTCCCGTGACATCTTCGGCGTCGCGATCGTCGCGGCGCTGATCGCGCTCGCGGTCGCGTTCGGCGCGCAGCGCGGCAAGCGCACCCTCGCGGTCGTGACGCGCAGCGGCGACGTGACCGTGCTCACCGGTACGTTCGCGAAGTTCCAGCTCTTCCCGACCCAGGGGCGGATCGAGGTGTCGGCCAAGGACGGGCGGAGCCAGGTCGAGATCGAGATGTCGCTCGTCGTCGACGGCGTCGAGCGCCCGCTCGCGATGCGGCGCGGCGACGTGCACGTGAAGGACAAGTCCACCCTCGTCGGCGACTTCCCGATCGAGCTCGGCGACGAGCGGGCGACGGGCTCGCTCGAGCTGCGCATGGACCCCGCCTCGGACCTCGTCACCGCGAGCCTCGCGGTGGCGCACGAGGCCGGCAGCTCCGACCACACCTACGCGCTGCGCTTCGGCCTCGCGCCGGAGGGGCGCTCCGTGTTCGTGCCGGGCAACGGCGAGATCGGCGACACCGCGAACATCCAGGCGCGCACCGTCGTCGTCGACGACGAGGTGCATCCGTTCGCGTTCCTCTCCACCCAGGGGCCGCTCTCGATCGTCGAGTCCGCGCCGGACACCGACCGAGAGGGCGCGCGCCCGCGCCTCGTCCTCTCGTCGCGCACGGAGACGGCGATGCGCCGCGCGACCGGCACCGCGCCGGGGAAGCCCGCGCGCCTCGACATCGGCATCCTCGTCGGCGCCTCGAGCCAGGCGGTGTGGGGGCGCCTCTACCAGCTCGTCCGCGTGAACGTCGCCAAGGTGACGGGCCAGGTCACCGGCTCCTCCGAGCGCGCCCACGTCATCGGCCTCGATGAAGAAGGGCACCCGCTCCTCCGCACCGTCGTCGATCCGAACGGCCGCTTCTCGCTCGACGCGCCGGTCACCTCCGTGCAGTGGATCGCGGCGCTGGAGGCGGTGCACACGAGCCTCCCGGTGCGCTACGCGCCGGGCTCGGCGTGGGAGCTGAAGCTCGACGTCTCCGCCGGCGGCGAGCTCGCGGTGAAGGTCTTCGACGCCGACACGAAGCTGCCGCTCATCACGCGCCTCATCGTGAAGGGGATCGACGGCACGCTCGATCCGAGCTTCGGCCCCGACTACCGCGCGTCGGGCGCCGGCCCGCTGATGGACGTCCTCGAGGGCGAGGTGAAGACGCCGCTGCCCTCGGGGAGGTACCGCGTCTCCGCCACGCGCGGCCCGGAGTGGAGCATCGACTCGCAGGTCGTCGAGATCGTGAGCGGGCGGACGAAGCAGATCGAGCTCGCGCCGCGCCACGTCGTCGCGACGCCGGGGCTGGTGGGCTGCGACCTCCACGTCCACGCGCGCCCGAGCTTCGACTCGCCGGTCACGGCGGAGGACCGCGTCCTCTCGCTCGTGTCGGCGGGCATCGACTTCGCGGTGCCGACCGAGCACAACATCATCGGCGACTACGGGCCGTACATCGAAATGCTCCGCGTCGGGAGGCAGCTCTCGTCGGTGCCGGGGATCGAGGTCACGACCTACAGCCCGCGCTTTGGCCACTTCGGCGTATTCCCTTATGGCACGAACAACGGAGTACCGCCGTTCAAGGGGACGAGCATCAACGCCGTCATCGCCGCGTCGCGCCGCGGCGGCGGCAAGGACGTCGTCTTCCAGGTCAATCACCCGCGGCTGCCGCAGAACATCGGTTACTTCAACATCATCAACTACGACTCGAAGACGGGGCGCGGCTCGAGCAACATTCCGCAGTTCGACACGCTCGAGGTCTACAACGGATACGAGCTGCACCGCCGCGAGCTGACCGAGCGCGTCATCGAAGATTGGTATTCGCTCCTCAACATCGGGCGAAGGATCCCCGCCACCGGCTCGAGCGACTCGCACCGCATCCAGTACCAGTGGGCGGGGTATCCCCGCACCTTCGCGATCGTGGACCCGCGCGCGGCGGGCGACGGCGGCGGACCGATCGACGTGAAGGAGGTCGTCGCCGCGATCAAGAAGGGGCGGAGCATCGTCTCGAGCGGCCCCGTCGTCGACTTCGAGCTCGTCGAGGGCGGACGCAGCGCGCGCCCGGGCGAGGAGCTCCCGCGCGGCGGCGCCCTGACCGCGCGGCTCAAGGTCCGCGCCGCGCCGTGGCTCGACGTCACGTCGGTCGAGATCCTCGGCGGGACGACCCCGCCGCCGCCGAGCACCCACGGCATGAACGCGGCGTCGACGGTCTCGCTCTTCAAGGCCGCGGTGCAGTCCAAGCCCCTCCAGCTCGGGCGCGAAGAGGGGACCCTCGAGGAGGCGCAGGCGCGCACGCTGCGCTTCGAGCAGGAGATCCCGATCAGCGTCCCCGAAGGCACGCACTGGGTCATCGCCATCGCCCGCGGCGAGCGCCCGATGGACGACGCGCTCCCGTTCATGCCCATTCAGCCGCTCGCCTTCACGAATCCCGTCTATATCGCGCACTGA
- a CDS encoding DEAD/DEAH box helicase yields the protein MLDAVRKACLPAIWSQGVKLARENAVARTSESDGEATFRVRAATHPVAPTVTLYFEDEEWSCDCGGKVDPCPHVAAAAIAHESLPKGASAAAESAAATIGYRLAARDGRLTLARVIVRAGKPDEPIRGSVASDPFRIKNRDLAPTHDDVRIDRVVASTSRDQVPLERMSDVLDALSSAADVTLDGAPIRTSSERVKPRATVSDAPNGGFTLKVEKDPRVEAVVALGVAKVSSILRPLGETSTTGERLERLPLVRTFARNEETELVTRVIPELEKSIEVTIATTRLAKKSVHARPRIELDLSHVEGHTLSVLPLLVYGDPPIARVDGDQVVSLKRGGDVPVRKLDQERALVQRLRAELDLVLGRRVHFQGAEATRFAARIRAFQDLVGEHEHAEVFEGAPLHARLVVTDDGAFDVELESEVVDDKTGQRKKADLALVLRAYKDGLDVVPLDGGGWAPLPAGWLAQHGARVADLLAARDPETKKLPRAAFVDLAALADALGEPRPAVTSKLAPVLDGFEGIPKAALPADLHATLRDYQARGVDWLAFLRGAGLGGVLADDMGLGKTLQAICALPAGRRALVVCPKSVVYNWQAELARFRPGLSVHVFHGPTRALDPKADVTLTTYAVLRIDAELLAKESWDTVVLDEAQAIKNEASQTARAAFALSADFKLALSGTPVENRLEELWSVMTFANPGLLGGRASFQDRYVSPIASHDEDAAARLRAKIRPVVLRRMKRDVLPELPPRTDVVLHVELDEEERIVYDAVRAATKKELAAKLAEGAGVLAALEALLRLRQASCHSALVPGQKAEGSSKVEALLGALEDAAAGGHKALVFSQWTSLLDLVEPHLRAAGIRFTRLDGSTKDRGAVVDAFQDPSGPPVLIASLKAGGTGLNLTAADHVFLLDPWWNPAAEDQAADRAHRIGQDRPVMVYRLVAKDTVEERILALQEKKRALADVALGEAGAAAGVTREDLLALLE from the coding sequence ATGCTCGACGCCGTTCGGAAGGCCTGCCTCCCGGCCATCTGGTCGCAGGGGGTCAAGCTCGCGCGCGAGAACGCCGTCGCGCGCACCTCCGAGAGCGACGGTGAGGCGACGTTCCGCGTTCGCGCCGCCACGCACCCCGTCGCACCGACCGTCACGCTCTACTTCGAGGACGAGGAGTGGTCGTGCGACTGCGGCGGCAAGGTCGATCCGTGCCCGCACGTCGCCGCCGCTGCGATCGCGCACGAGAGCTTGCCGAAGGGCGCGAGCGCCGCCGCCGAGAGCGCGGCCGCCACGATCGGCTATCGCCTCGCCGCGCGCGACGGGCGGCTCACGCTCGCGCGCGTCATCGTCCGCGCCGGCAAGCCGGACGAGCCGATCCGTGGCTCGGTCGCCTCCGATCCGTTCCGGATCAAGAACCGCGATCTCGCGCCGACGCACGACGACGTCCGGATCGATCGCGTCGTCGCGTCGACGTCGCGCGATCAGGTCCCGCTCGAGCGCATGAGCGACGTGCTCGACGCGCTGTCGAGCGCGGCCGACGTGACGCTCGACGGCGCGCCGATCCGGACCTCCTCCGAGCGCGTCAAGCCGCGCGCGACGGTGAGCGACGCGCCGAACGGCGGCTTCACGCTGAAGGTCGAGAAGGACCCGCGCGTCGAGGCCGTCGTCGCGCTCGGCGTCGCGAAGGTGAGCTCGATCCTCCGGCCCCTCGGCGAGACGTCGACGACGGGCGAGCGGCTGGAGCGCCTCCCGCTCGTGCGGACGTTCGCGCGCAACGAGGAGACCGAGCTCGTCACCCGCGTCATCCCCGAGCTCGAGAAGTCGATCGAGGTCACGATCGCGACGACACGCCTCGCGAAGAAGTCCGTCCACGCGCGCCCCCGCATCGAGCTCGACCTCTCGCACGTCGAGGGCCACACGCTGAGCGTCCTCCCGCTCCTCGTCTACGGCGATCCTCCGATCGCGCGCGTCGACGGCGATCAGGTCGTCTCGCTGAAGCGCGGCGGCGACGTGCCGGTCCGCAAGCTCGATCAGGAGCGCGCGCTCGTCCAGCGCCTCCGCGCGGAGCTCGATCTCGTGCTCGGCCGCCGCGTCCATTTCCAGGGCGCGGAGGCGACGCGCTTCGCCGCCCGCATCCGCGCGTTCCAGGACCTCGTCGGCGAGCACGAGCACGCGGAGGTCTTCGAGGGCGCGCCGCTCCACGCGCGCCTCGTCGTCACCGACGACGGCGCGTTCGACGTCGAGCTCGAGAGCGAGGTCGTCGACGACAAGACGGGGCAGCGCAAGAAGGCGGACCTCGCGCTCGTCCTCCGCGCGTACAAGGACGGGCTCGACGTCGTGCCGCTCGACGGCGGCGGCTGGGCGCCGCTCCCCGCGGGCTGGCTCGCGCAGCACGGCGCGCGCGTCGCCGATCTCCTCGCCGCGCGCGATCCCGAGACGAAGAAGCTCCCGCGCGCTGCCTTCGTCGATCTCGCCGCGCTCGCCGACGCGCTCGGAGAGCCGCGCCCCGCGGTGACGAGCAAGCTCGCGCCGGTCCTCGACGGGTTCGAGGGGATCCCGAAGGCGGCGCTGCCGGCGGACCTCCACGCGACGCTCCGCGACTACCAGGCGCGCGGCGTCGACTGGCTCGCGTTCTTGCGCGGCGCGGGGCTCGGCGGCGTGCTCGCAGACGACATGGGCCTCGGCAAGACGCTGCAGGCGATCTGCGCGCTGCCGGCGGGCAGGCGCGCGCTCGTCGTCTGTCCGAAGAGCGTCGTCTACAACTGGCAGGCGGAGCTCGCGCGCTTCCGCCCCGGCCTCTCGGTCCACGTGTTCCACGGCCCGACGCGCGCGCTCGATCCGAAGGCCGACGTCACGCTCACGACCTACGCCGTGCTCCGGATCGACGCGGAGCTCCTCGCGAAGGAGAGCTGGGACACCGTCGTCCTCGACGAGGCGCAGGCGATCAAGAACGAGGCGAGCCAGACCGCGCGCGCGGCCTTCGCGCTCTCGGCCGACTTCAAGCTCGCCCTCTCCGGCACCCCGGTCGAGAACCGCCTCGAGGAGCTGTGGAGCGTGATGACGTTCGCGAACCCCGGCCTCCTCGGCGGGCGCGCGAGCTTCCAGGATCGCTATGTGTCCCCGATCGCGAGTCACGACGAGGACGCGGCCGCGCGGCTCCGCGCGAAGATCCGTCCCGTCGTCCTGCGGCGGATGAAGCGCGACGTGCTCCCCGAGCTCCCGCCGCGCACGGACGTCGTCCTCCACGTCGAGCTCGATGAGGAGGAGCGGATCGTCTACGACGCGGTGCGCGCGGCGACGAAGAAGGAGCTCGCGGCGAAGCTCGCCGAGGGGGCTGGGGTCCTCGCCGCGCTCGAGGCGCTCCTCCGTCTGCGCCAGGCCTCGTGTCACTCCGCGCTCGTGCCGGGACAGAAGGCGGAGGGCTCCTCGAAGGTGGAGGCGCTCCTCGGCGCGCTCGAAGACGCGGCCGCGGGCGGACACAAGGCGCTCGTGTTCTCGCAGTGGACGAGCCTCCTCGATCTCGTCGAGCCGCACCTTCGCGCCGCCGGCATCCGCTTCACGCGCCTCGACGGCTCGACGAAGGACCGCGGCGCGGTCGTCGACGCGTTCCAGGATCCGAGCGGACCGCCCGTCCTCATCGCGTCGCTCAAGGCGGGCGGCACCGGCCTCAACCTCACCGCCGCCGATCACGTCTTCCTCCTCGATCCTTGGTGGAACCCCGCGGCCGAGGATCAGGCCGCCGATCGCGCGCATCGCATCGGGCAGGACCGCCCGGTGATGGTCTACCGCCTCGTCGCGAAGGACACGGTCGAGGAGCGGATCCTCGCGCTGCAGGAGAAGAAGCGCGCGCTCGCCGACGTCGCGCTCGGCGAGGCCGGCGCCGCCGCCGGCGTCACGCGCGAGGACCTGCTCGCGCTCCTCGAGTGA
- a CDS encoding protein kinase encodes MNTTFGRYRLLERLGQGGMAEVFKAKSYGVEGFEKVVVIKRILPELAQSEEFVSMFIHEAKLAVRLSHANVVQVFDLGLAPGTVHGGMPTPDAYYMAMEYVNGLDLATLLARCRRSQTQVPIEMAVYVAAEVAKGLDHAHRRRDEQNQPLNIVHLDVSPQNVLLSLEGEVKVTDFGIAKARGALEAAEVEDTRSHRLQGKYGYMSPEHASGDAIDARSDLFSLGAVLYEMLTGVNPFTAPTSFETLRRVQACEYPPLELLRADIPAELVTIAKMALAKEPNDRFADAGRMYEALLSFLYSQRRRFSAHDLADFLGSFRAPEETAPNVVLDAEQGPSQERTPVEVPASRRDLPSVTKVEVAGPVVDVERAAELGERREVTALAIELPAPRGASLPPAGEGTSLGERAAETITRYGGRVVTREVEQITALFGVDDPDGRDTEIATRCALVVLRSLAGARQPSAGLHVGRIHVSSDGKPTEDERLTALVATARDLARVREGMCAISASAMRQVRNLFVFDTLAESRPGVSATTTLLVKEVRGTSEAFGKFVGRRDELRVVGEMLASATRRTASVLTVRGDHGTGKSRLLYEVERRLQKGGYNVGWYLATCLPRGTDLPLSGIQGMLQTLCGIAEGDAESRIRQVGPRLRALGLQDDEVSAVLATLGAASSGKRPPAAGNAKGVLANAFTRIVQRLCEDRPHAFAWDSAGSMDADSYALLDKVLARIPQARALIVLSARAGFSHPLEKLASHTRLDLTDLKPEEAEKLVAVRLGVSRVPPELLRFVRERAGGHPQMIEEVLKALTEARAVTAADGSVVTMKLVGQDLSLPKTLRGLVASRIARLDPRARAILQSAAVLGDPLNAAVLGQMTNAEMVILDKSLAVLKDHGFLVQTGPLELRFASPTVREVVVDALTAEAAREMHAAAGLALENALGAQGAEPAHPAEHSARIATHLYSAGERDRAALWFARSAERRLEAGQYDSATRDFARAIELSDLSTRDAEVVLGWFGGLAKSVPFTGAMPEALEICEAVIARVDQGSPAGTPEGDRRRVRVRIDAGRILGTVHLFDAARAQLTSAEAIAQRHAELVKSALVAAAELAGRQGDFKRSLTLLERLQTALGTSNDEPEKKAEEHKLLVSLVQANAATGDHAAAMRHFERACAVLPDEPTAICERHKLKALIDYFARDFRAAALDSEKAIDCARGLGLQYEVAINLHNLADALVVLQDYPRAYGALKQSVALCDELGYERLASHNRMFLAFLDALAGDPDADKILMQGIRYAESNDFTWDVLGGRQLLARLHVQRGDADAARLEYQKLRDLARAAGNRLIADDCGTALRAMGAPVSYPPPPMPPGES; translated from the coding sequence GTGAACACGACGTTCGGGCGCTACCGCCTCCTCGAGAGGCTCGGCCAAGGCGGCATGGCCGAGGTCTTCAAGGCCAAGAGCTACGGCGTCGAGGGCTTCGAGAAGGTCGTCGTCATCAAGCGCATCCTCCCCGAGCTCGCCCAGTCGGAGGAGTTCGTCTCGATGTTCATCCACGAGGCGAAGCTCGCGGTGCGCCTCTCGCACGCGAACGTCGTGCAGGTGTTCGACCTCGGCCTCGCCCCCGGCACCGTGCACGGCGGGATGCCGACGCCCGACGCCTACTACATGGCGATGGAGTACGTGAACGGGCTCGACCTCGCCACGCTCCTCGCGCGCTGCCGGCGCTCGCAGACGCAGGTCCCGATCGAGATGGCGGTCTACGTCGCGGCCGAGGTCGCGAAGGGCCTCGACCACGCGCATCGCCGCCGCGACGAGCAGAACCAGCCGCTCAACATCGTCCACCTCGACGTGTCGCCGCAGAACGTCCTCCTCTCGCTCGAGGGCGAGGTGAAGGTCACCGACTTCGGCATCGCGAAGGCGCGCGGCGCGCTCGAGGCGGCGGAGGTGGAGGACACGCGCTCGCACCGGCTCCAGGGCAAGTACGGCTACATGAGCCCGGAGCACGCGTCGGGCGACGCGATCGACGCGCGGAGCGACCTCTTCTCCCTCGGCGCGGTGCTCTACGAGATGCTCACCGGCGTGAACCCGTTCACCGCGCCGACGTCGTTCGAGACGCTGCGCCGCGTGCAGGCCTGCGAGTACCCGCCGCTCGAGCTCCTCCGCGCCGACATCCCCGCCGAGCTCGTCACGATCGCGAAGATGGCGCTCGCGAAGGAGCCGAACGATCGCTTCGCCGACGCGGGCCGCATGTACGAGGCGCTCCTGTCGTTCCTCTACTCGCAGCGCCGGCGCTTCAGCGCGCACGATCTCGCCGACTTCCTCGGCAGCTTCCGCGCGCCGGAGGAGACCGCGCCGAACGTCGTCCTCGACGCGGAGCAAGGCCCGTCGCAGGAGCGCACCCCGGTCGAGGTCCCCGCCTCGCGCCGCGATCTCCCGTCCGTCACGAAGGTCGAGGTCGCGGGGCCCGTCGTCGACGTCGAGCGCGCGGCGGAGCTCGGCGAGCGCCGCGAGGTCACCGCGCTCGCGATCGAGCTGCCCGCCCCGCGCGGCGCGTCGCTCCCGCCGGCGGGGGAGGGGACGTCGCTCGGCGAGCGCGCGGCGGAGACGATCACGCGCTACGGCGGCCGCGTCGTCACGCGCGAGGTCGAGCAGATCACGGCCCTGTTCGGGGTGGACGATCCCGACGGACGCGACACCGAGATCGCGACGCGCTGCGCGCTCGTCGTCCTCCGCTCGCTCGCGGGCGCGCGCCAGCCGAGCGCGGGCCTCCACGTCGGGCGCATCCACGTCTCGAGCGACGGTAAGCCGACCGAGGACGAGCGGCTCACCGCGCTCGTCGCGACCGCGCGCGACCTCGCCCGCGTGCGCGAGGGCATGTGCGCGATCAGCGCGTCGGCGATGCGGCAGGTCCGCAACCTCTTCGTCTTCGACACGCTCGCGGAGTCGCGCCCCGGCGTGAGCGCGACGACGACGCTCCTCGTGAAGGAGGTGCGCGGCACGAGCGAGGCGTTCGGCAAGTTCGTCGGCCGCCGCGACGAGCTCCGCGTCGTCGGCGAGATGCTCGCCTCCGCGACGCGCCGCACCGCGAGCGTGCTCACCGTCCGCGGCGATCACGGCACCGGCAAGTCGCGCCTCCTCTACGAGGTCGAGCGCCGCTTGCAGAAGGGCGGTTACAACGTCGGCTGGTACCTCGCGACGTGCCTGCCGCGCGGCACCGACCTCCCGCTCTCCGGCATCCAGGGCATGCTCCAGACGCTCTGCGGGATCGCGGAGGGCGACGCCGAGTCGCGCATCCGTCAGGTCGGCCCGCGCCTCCGCGCGCTCGGCCTCCAGGACGACGAGGTCTCCGCCGTCCTCGCGACGCTCGGCGCGGCGAGCTCGGGGAAGCGGCCGCCCGCGGCGGGCAACGCGAAGGGCGTCCTCGCGAACGCGTTCACGCGCATCGTGCAGCGCCTCTGCGAGGACCGCCCGCACGCGTTCGCGTGGGACTCCGCCGGCTCGATGGACGCCGACAGCTACGCGCTCCTCGACAAGGTACTCGCGCGCATCCCGCAGGCGCGCGCGCTCATCGTCCTCTCCGCCCGCGCGGGGTTCAGCCATCCGCTCGAGAAGCTCGCGTCGCACACGCGGCTCGATCTCACCGACCTCAAGCCGGAAGAAGCGGAGAAGCTCGTCGCGGTGCGCCTCGGCGTGAGCCGCGTGCCGCCCGAGCTCCTGCGCTTCGTGCGCGAGCGCGCGGGCGGCCATCCGCAGATGATCGAGGAGGTCCTGAAGGCGCTCACCGAGGCGCGCGCCGTCACCGCCGCCGACGGCAGCGTAGTGACGATGAAGCTCGTCGGGCAGGACCTCTCCCTCCCGAAGACGCTCCGCGGCCTCGTCGCGTCGCGCATCGCGCGCCTCGATCCGCGCGCGCGCGCGATCTTGCAGTCCGCGGCCGTGCTCGGCGATCCGCTCAACGCGGCCGTGCTCGGGCAGATGACGAACGCGGAGATGGTCATCCTCGACAAGTCGCTCGCGGTCCTCAAGGACCACGGCTTCCTCGTCCAGACCGGCCCGCTCGAGCTCCGCTTCGCCTCGCCGACCGTGCGCGAGGTCGTCGTCGACGCGCTCACGGCCGAGGCCGCGCGCGAGATGCACGCCGCCGCCGGCCTCGCGCTCGAGAACGCGCTCGGCGCCCAGGGCGCGGAGCCGGCCCACCCCGCCGAGCACTCCGCCCGCATCGCGACGCACCTCTACTCCGCGGGCGAGCGCGATCGCGCCGCGCTCTGGTTCGCGCGCTCCGCCGAGCGCCGGCTCGAGGCGGGGCAGTACGACTCCGCGACGCGCGACTTCGCGCGCGCGATCGAGCTCTCCGATCTCTCGACCCGCGACGCGGAGGTGGTGCTCGGCTGGTTCGGCGGGCTCGCGAAGTCGGTGCCGTTCACGGGCGCGATGCCGGAGGCGCTCGAGATCTGCGAGGCCGTGATCGCGCGCGTCGATCAAGGCTCGCCCGCCGGCACGCCGGAGGGCGATCGCCGCCGCGTCCGCGTGCGCATCGACGCGGGGCGCATCCTCGGCACGGTCCACCTCTTCGACGCCGCGCGCGCGCAGCTCACGAGCGCGGAGGCGATCGCGCAGCGTCACGCGGAGCTCGTGAAGTCGGCGCTCGTCGCGGCGGCGGAGCTCGCCGGGCGGCAGGGCGACTTCAAGCGCTCGCTGACGCTCCTCGAGCGCCTCCAGACCGCGCTCGGCACCTCGAACGACGAGCCGGAGAAGAAGGCGGAGGAGCACAAGCTCCTCGTGAGCCTCGTCCAGGCGAACGCGGCGACGGGCGATCACGCGGCCGCGATGCGCCACTTCGAGCGCGCGTGCGCGGTCCTCCCCGACGAGCCGACCGCGATCTGCGAGCGGCACAAGCTGAAGGCGCTCATCGACTACTTCGCGCGCGACTTCCGCGCCGCCGCGCTCGACTCGGAGAAGGCGATCGACTGCGCGCGCGGCCTCGGCCTGCAGTACGAGGTCGCGATCAACCTCCACAACCTCGCCGACGCGCTCGTCGTCCTTCAGGACTACCCGCGCGCGTACGGCGCGCTGAAGCAGTCGGTCGCGCTCTGCGACGAGCTCGGCTACGAGCGCCTCGCGAGCCACAACCGCATGTTCCTCGCGTTCCTCGACGCGCTCGCGGGCGATCCCGACGCGGACAAGATCCTGATGCAGGGGATCCGCTACGCCGAGTCGAACGACTTCACGTGGGACGTCCTCGGCGGGCGCCAGCTCCTCGCCCGCCTCCACGTCCAGCGCGGCGACGCGGACGCCGCGCGCCTCGAGTACCAGAAGCTCCGCGACCTCGCGCGCGCCGCCGGCAACCGCCTCATCGCCGACGACTGCGGCACCGCCCTCCGCGCGATGGGCGCGCCGGTCAGCTACCCGCCGCCGCCGATGCCGCCGGGCGAGAGCTGA
- a CDS encoding helix-turn-helix transcriptional regulator: protein MAVGASTKKKRVRPELAAPVGLAAARLAAGVDELVLFTWPGSRDSDPSGVTLSRAEREVLAGVVRGASNREIARARFVSERTVANQVASVLRKVGARSRYELIRRFAET from the coding sequence GTGGCCGTCGGGGCGTCCACCAAGAAGAAGCGGGTGCGGCCGGAGCTCGCAGCTCCGGTCGGGCTCGCCGCGGCGCGCCTGGCGGCGGGCGTCGACGAGCTGGTCCTGTTCACGTGGCCGGGCTCGCGCGACTCCGATCCGTCCGGCGTCACGCTCAGCCGCGCGGAGCGTGAGGTGCTCGCGGGCGTCGTCCGCGGCGCGTCGAACCGCGAGATCGCGCGCGCGCGCTTCGTCTCCGAGCGCACCGTCGCCAACCAGGTCGCGAGCGTCCTCCGCAAGGTCGGGGCGCGTTCGCGTTACGAGCTCATTCGGCGCTTCGCGGAGACATGA